The Equus quagga isolate Etosha38 chromosome 10, UCLA_HA_Equagga_1.0, whole genome shotgun sequence genome includes a region encoding these proteins:
- the HTATSF1 gene encoding HIV Tat-specific factor 1, whose product MSGGNLDGNDEFDEQLRMQELYGDTKDDNSQKDPGGETEAFGQQPADTPYEWDLDKKAWFPKITEDFIATYQANYGFSNDGASSSTANVQDVSTRAAEEPPQRKTPEPSDPKKRGEKRKADSGWFHVEEGRNTNVYVSGLPPDITVDEFIQLMSKFGIIMRDPQTEEFKVKLYKDNQGNLKGDGLCCYLKRESVDLALKLLDEDEIRGYKLHVEVAQFQLKGEYDASKKKKKCKDYKKKLSLQQKQLDWRPERRAGPSRMRHERVVIIKNMFHPMDFEDDPLVLNEIREDLRVECSKFGQIRKLLLFDRHPDGVASVSFRDPEEADYCIQTLDGRWFGGRQITAQAWDGTTDYQVEETTREREERLRGWEAFLNAPEANRGLRRSESACASERAGPSRVRHFSEHPSTSKMNAQEAATAVVFEEPIDEKKFEKTEDGGEFKEDASEKDAKESGPEKEAAEGCPQKESEEGCLERESAESCAKREREEDYPERECGEGTSQKELEGDSPKKESKENGPEREFKKKRLKNDCEENGLKKATEEHGPDVASEGEDSPQEESGEDDSEGESEDDSSGKQFEDSFEKEFEENGFKKDFDEDGSDKEFNENVLEKTVEENDSEKSEFEDDSSEKVFDEEGSEKEFDEESDEKEEEDDPYEKVFDDESDEKEDDEDADEKGLEDADEKEEEEDEDEKVFEDSDEKEDEEADGKEDVDEKMFEDDDSNEKLFDDDSSEKLFDDSDERETVGGLGNVKDEGPLSTGSSFVLSSDDDDDDDDI is encoded by the exons ATGAGCGGCGGCAACTTGGATGGCAACGACGAGTTTGATGAGCAGTTGCGAATGCAAGAATTGTACGGAGACACCAAGGACGACAACAGCCAGAAAGATCCCGGCGGGGAGACCGAGGCTTTCGGGCAGCAGCCGGCTGACACCCCCTACGAGTGGGACCTGGACAAGAAGGCTTGGTTCCCTAAG ATCACTGAAGATTTCATTGCCACGTATCAGGCCAATTACGGCTTTTCTAATGATGGCGCATCTAGCTCTACTGCAAATGTGCAAGACGTCAGCACTAGGGCTGCAGAGGAACCTCCGCAAAGAAAAACCCCCGAACCCAGTGATCCcaagaagaggggagagaagagaaaggctgATTCAG gGTGGTTTCACGTTGAAGAAGGGAGAAATACAAATGTATATGTGTCTG GTTTGCCTCCAGACATTACAGTGGATGAATTTATACAGCTCATGTCCAAGTTTGGCATTATTATGAGAGATCCTCAGACAGAAGAATTTAAGGTCAAGCTTTACAAAGATAATCAAGGAAATCTTAAAGGAGATGGGCTTTGCTGTTATTTGAAG AGAGAATCTGTGGATCTCGCATTAAAACTTTTGGACGAAGATGAAATTAGAGGCTATAAATTACATGTCGAGGTGGCACAGTTTCAACTAAAGGGGGAGTATGATGcctcaaagaagaagaaaaagtgcaAAGACTACAAGAAAAAATTGTCTCTGCAGCAAAa GCAGTTGGATTGGAGACCTGAAAGAAGAGCTGGACCATCCCGAATGCGCCACGAGCGAGTTGtcatcattaaaaatatgtttcatccTATGGATTTTGAG GATGATCCGTTGGTGCTGAATGAGATAAGAGAAGACCTCCGAGTAGAGTGTTCAAAGTTTGGACAAATTAGGAAGCTCCTTCTCTTTGAT AGACACCCAGATGGTGTGGCCTCTGTGTCCTTTAGAGATCCAGAGGAGGCTGATTATTGTATTCAGACCCTCGATGGAAGGTGGTTTGGTGGCCGTCAAATCACTGCCCAAGCATGGGATGGGACTACAGATTATCAG GTGGAGGAGACCacaagagagagggaggaaaggctgAGAGGATGGGAGGCTTTCCTCAATGCTCCTGAGGCCAATAGAGGCCTCCGGCGTTCAGAATCTGCCTGTGCTTCGGAAAGGGCAGGGCCTTCTAGAGTAAGGCATTTTTCAGAGCACCCTAGCACATCTAAAATGAATGCTCAAGAAGCTGCAACTGCAGTGGTATTTGAAGAACctatagatgaaaagaagtttgaaaagaCAGAAGATGGGGGAGAATTTAAAGAAGATGCTTCTGAAAAAGATGCTAAAGAAAGTGGCCCCGAAAAAGAGGCTGCAGAAGGCTGCCCCCAGAAAGAATCGGAAGAAGGCTGCCTTGAAAGAGAGTCTGCGGAAAGCTGCGCCAAAAGAGAGCGTGAAGAAGACTACCCCGAGAGAGAGTGTGGGGAAGGCACTTCCCAAAAGGAGCTTGAAGGGGATAGTCCTAAAAAAGAGTCTAAAGAGAATGGCcctgaaagagaattcaaaaagaAGAGACTCAAAAATGACTGTGAAGAGAATGGCCTTAAAAAGGCCACTGAAGAGCATGGCCCTGACGTGGCGTCTGAGGGGGAGGACAGCCCCCAAGAGGAGTCTGGAGAAGACGACTCGGAGGGAGAATCTGAAGATGACTCCTCTGGAAAGCAGTTTGAAGATAGctttgaaaaagaatttgaagaaaatggCTTCAAAAAAGATTTTGATGAGGACGGCTCCGACAAggaatttaatgaaaatgttcttgaaAAAACGGTAGAAGAAAATGACtctgaaaaatcagaatttgaaGATGACAGCTCTGAAAAAGTGTTTGATGAGGAAGGCTCTGAGAAAGAGTTTGATGAAGAGTCAGacgaaaaggaagaagaggatgatccatatgaaaaagtatttgatgatGAGTCTGATGAAAAAGAGGATGATGAAGATGCAGATGAGAAGGGGCTTGAAGATGCtgatgagaaggaggaggaagaagatgaagacGAAAAGGTATTTGAAGATTCTGATGAAAAAGAAGACGAAGAAGCAGATGGAAAGGAAGACGTAGATGAGAAGATGTTTGAAGATGATGATTCCAACGAGAAGTTGTTTGACGACGATTCCAGCGAGAAGTTGTTTGACGATTCCGACGAGAGAGAGACTGTGGGTGGTTTGGGAAATGTTAAGGATGAAGGGCCCCTGTCCACAGGCAGCAGCTTCGTCCTCAGTAGTGATGACGATGACGACGACGATGATATTTAA
- the BRS3 gene encoding bombesin receptor subtype-3 gives MSQRQPQSPNETLISITNDTESSSSVVPNDNTKKGRTGDNSPGIEALCAIYITYAVIISVGILGNAILIKVFFKTKSMQTVPNIFITSLAFGDLLLLLTCVPVDATHYLAEGWLFGRIGCKVLSFIRLTSVGVSVFTLTILSADRYKAVVKPLERQPSNAILKTCAKAGCVWIVSMIIALPEAIFSNVYTFRDPNRNRTFEACASYPVSERLLQEIHSLLCFLVFYLIPLSIISVYYSLIARTLYKSTLNIPTEEQSHARKQIESRKRIAKTVLVLVALFALCWLPNHLLYLYRSFTYQTYMDPSAVHFLVTIFSRVLAFSNSCVNPFALYWLSKTFQQHFKAQLFCCKAEVPDPAPADATLNSLAVMGRVPGAASTQVSEISVTWFTGCSMEKEDDRV, from the exons ATGTCTCAGAGACAGCCTCAGTCACCTAATGAGACTTTAATTTCGATCACAAATGACACAGAATCATCAAGCTCTGTTGTTCCTAAtgataacacaaaaaaaggacGGACCGGAGACAACTCTCCAGGAATAGAAGCATTGTGTGCCATCTACATCACTTATGCTGTGATCATTTCAGTGGGCATCCTTGGAAATGCTATTCTCATCAAAGTCTTTTTCAAGACCAAATCCATGCAAACAGTTCCCAATATTTTCATCACCAGCCTGGCTTTTGGAGATCTTTTACTTCTGCTAACTTGTGTGCCAGTCGATGCAACACACTACCTTGCAGAAGGATGGCTGTTCGGAAGAATTGGCTGTAAGGTGCTCTCCTTCATCCGGCTCACTTCTGTTGGTGTATCAGTGTTCACGTTAACAATTCTCAGCGCTGACAG ATACAAGGCAGTTGTGAAGCCCCTGGAGCGACAGCCCTCCAATGCCATCCTGAAGACCTGTGCCAAAGCTGGCTGCGTCTGGATCGTGTCTATGATAATTGCTCTACCAGAGGCTATATTTTCCAATGTTTATACTTTTCGAGATCCCAACAGAAACAGGACATTTGAAGCGTGTGCCTCTTATCCTGTTTCTGAGAGGCTCCTGCAAGAGATACACTCTCTGCTCTGCTTCTTGGTGTTCTACCTTATTCCACTCTCTATCATCTCTGTCTATTATTCCTTGATTGCGAGAACGCTTTACAAAAGCACCTTGAACATACCGACCGAGGAACAAAGCCATGCTCGCAAGCAG ATTGAATCCCGGAAGAGAATTGCCAAGACGGTGTTAGTGCTGGTGGCTCTGTTTGCTCTCTGCTGGTTGCCAAATCACCTCCTGTACCTCTACCGTTCCTTCACTTATCAAACCTACATGGATCCTTCTGCCGTTCATTTTCTCGTCACCATTTTCTCTCGGGTCCTGGCATTCAGCAATTCTTGTGTAAACCCCTTCGCTCTTTATTGGCTGAGCAAAACCTTCCAGCAGCATTTTAAAGCTCAGTTGTTCTGCTGCAAGGCAGAGGTGCCCGACCCCGCTCCTGCAGATGCCACTCTCAACAGCCTGGCTGTGATGGGAAGGGTCCCGGGGGCTGCTAGCACGCAGGTGTCTGAAATTAGTGTGACCTGGTTCACTGGGTGTAgtatggagaaggaagatgacagAGTCTAG